In Arcobacter ellisii, a genomic segment contains:
- the flhA gene encoding flagellar biosynthesis protein FlhA, translated as MNIKKIFSKDLIVVALFVSILAIIIVPLPKGILDFFLVISLSLSLLILLISLYIQKPSDLTTFPTLILILALFRLSLNIATTRSILSEGHNGPDAVSSIIAAFGEFVVGGNMVIGIIVFIILVLINFMVVTKGATRVAEVTARFTLDSMPGKQMAIDADLNAGFIDDKEAQERRKMLISEANFYGAMDGSSKFVKGDAVAGIIITMVNLVGGILIGLFQHDMTVAQSGEIYTILTIGDGLVAQIPALILSTATAIIITRSNMDEDKFASQSVNQLIKDSKSLILVGIGMILFGFVPGFPAGILMVMGLMMVFIGYVITMIEDKQDNAITRLFKPQAVKSKIDENVSSLKEKKKSAAVPDENQTIENIMKLEVLELKLGIRLLQLVQGNSELLDKIKAIRKTIASELGFIIPQIRISDDANLGANEYQLYLKRIPLAKGRIEVDKFLAMGGLGNEKLAGLKVKEPVFNLDATWIGPELKEEALMKGFTVVDAPTIISTHISEIIKRHAEDIITRQDIVDIVDRLKKDFPIVIDEAMKVTSYGALLKVCKDLLHEKIPIVDMLTIIEAVADIAEFTKAPEILLEHVRAKLYRLITQKFKDTDNVLHIITIKPELEQQFIGKLQEHHGVSQLMLSIAEINNLVTKTKQLLDTVEAKGFSKVCMVVDPVLRKRISEIYEKFGLQVSVLSHAELDSKANFAIEGTLEF; from the coding sequence ATGAACATAAAAAAGATATTTTCAAAAGACTTAATTGTCGTTGCACTTTTTGTCTCTATACTTGCAATTATAATTGTGCCTTTACCAAAAGGAATCTTGGATTTCTTTTTGGTAATATCTTTATCTTTGTCTTTATTGATTTTATTAATATCTTTATATATTCAAAAACCATCAGATTTAACAACATTTCCAACACTTATTTTAATTCTTGCTCTGTTTAGGTTATCTTTAAATATTGCAACAACTAGGTCTATTTTAAGTGAAGGGCATAATGGTCCAGATGCAGTAAGTTCTATTATTGCAGCTTTTGGTGAATTTGTTGTTGGTGGAAATATGGTTATTGGAATAATCGTATTTATTATTTTAGTGTTAATAAATTTTATGGTTGTAACAAAAGGTGCTACAAGGGTTGCTGAAGTAACAGCAAGATTTACACTTGATTCTATGCCTGGTAAACAAATGGCCATAGATGCTGATTTGAATGCTGGATTTATTGATGACAAAGAGGCTCAAGAAAGAAGAAAGATGCTTATTTCAGAGGCAAATTTTTATGGAGCAATGGATGGGTCTTCAAAGTTTGTAAAAGGTGATGCTGTTGCTGGTATTATTATTACAATGGTTAATCTAGTTGGTGGAATTTTAATAGGGCTTTTCCAACATGATATGACTGTAGCTCAATCTGGAGAAATCTATACAATTTTAACTATTGGTGATGGATTAGTTGCACAAATCCCAGCTTTAATTTTATCAACAGCAACAGCAATCATAATTACTCGTTCTAATATGGATGAAGATAAATTTGCAAGTCAATCAGTTAATCAACTTATTAAAGATAGTAAATCTTTAATTCTTGTTGGTATTGGTATGATTTTATTTGGTTTTGTACCAGGATTCCCAGCAGGAATTTTAATGGTAATGGGTTTAATGATGGTATTTATTGGATATGTAATTACTATGATTGAAGATAAACAAGATAATGCAATCACTAGATTATTTAAACCTCAAGCTGTTAAATCAAAAATTGATGAAAATGTCTCTTCTTTAAAAGAGAAGAAAAAAAGTGCTGCTGTTCCTGATGAAAATCAAACTATTGAAAATATAATGAAACTAGAAGTTTTAGAGTTAAAACTTGGAATTAGATTATTACAATTGGTTCAAGGAAATTCTGAATTATTAGATAAAATAAAAGCTATTAGAAAAACAATAGCAAGTGAATTAGGATTTATTATTCCACAAATTAGAATTTCAGATGATGCAAATTTAGGAGCAAATGAGTATCAACTCTATTTAAAAAGAATTCCATTAGCAAAAGGAAGAATAGAAGTCGATAAATTCCTTGCAATGGGTGGTTTAGGAAATGAAAAATTAGCAGGTTTAAAAGTAAAAGAGCCTGTATTTAATCTTGATGCAACTTGGATTGGTCCTGAATTAAAAGAAGAAGCTTTAATGAAAGGTTTTACAGTTGTTGATGCACCAACAATTATTTCAACACATATTTCAGAAATTATAAAAAGACATGCAGAAGATATTATTACAAGACAAGATATTGTTGATATTGTTGATAGATTGAAAAAAGATTTCCCAATAGTTATAGATGAAGCAATGAAAGTTACTTCTTATGGTGCTTTATTAAAAGTATGTAAAGATTTATTACATGAAAAAATACCTATTGTTGATATGTTAACAATAATTGAAGCAGTTGCTGATATTGCAGAATTTACAAAAGCTCCTGAAATTTTACTTGAACATGTACGTGCTAAACTTTATAGATTGATTACGCAAAAGTTTAAAGATACGGATAATGTTTTACATATTATTACAATAAAACCAGAGCTTGAGCAACAATTTATTGGAAAACTTCAAGAACATCATGGAGTTTCTCAATTAATGCTTTCAATTGCTGAGATTAATAATCTTGTAACTAAAACAAAACAACTTTTAGATACTGTTGAAGCAAAAGGTTTTTCAAAAGTTTGTATGGTTGTTGACCCAGTTCTTAGAAAAAGAATTTCTGAAATTTATGAGAAATTTGGTTTACAAGTTTCTGTATTATCACATGCAGAACTTGATTCAAAAGCAAATTTTGCAATAGAGGGAACTTTAGAGTTTTAA
- the flgL gene encoding flagellar hook-associated protein FlgL, producing the protein MINQTEQMMYRLNNLDTLQRKLNFQYGGKQLENGSDDSILYSRIVSVDDKIRTYEGIETQIERTVVQNNTADSSIKEIKKILEYINAELIKANTDTTGEDGLKAIAINIAGMKENLYDLANTHVEGEYVFTGSDSSIKPFEMDANGKVTYVGDNKLRSVAVEEGSYRERGVNGFDMMMYSSSTAYKDQSLTFSATDRIIDQDGNEWKLNSPTNDTLTKYDPDGNVTTDTMAVTFDVVTNTYSTPVLTAVGTKFEAKTNIFDLIDNVVNSLNKVDSAGNPISDTQARTLIGKGLEELTKAYDGVNIAHAELGSRNKIFETSLEGIGSKLTQYKKLSQDLSSSNLTEVALQAKALELTYTALYSTISKTNQLSLVNFMN; encoded by the coding sequence ATGATTAATCAAACAGAACAAATGATGTATAGATTAAATAATCTAGATACCTTGCAGCGAAAACTTAACTTCCAATATGGTGGAAAGCAACTTGAAAATGGTAGTGATGATTCTATTTTATATTCAAGAATTGTATCAGTTGATGATAAGATTAGAACTTATGAAGGAATAGAGACTCAAATAGAAAGAACAGTTGTACAAAATAACACAGCGGATTCAAGTATAAAAGAAATTAAAAAAATTTTAGAATACATAAATGCAGAGTTAATAAAAGCTAATACAGATACTACAGGTGAAGATGGACTTAAAGCAATTGCTATTAATATTGCAGGGATGAAAGAAAATCTTTATGATTTAGCAAACACACATGTTGAAGGAGAGTATGTATTTACTGGTTCAGATTCTTCAATTAAACCATTTGAAATGGATGCAAATGGTAAAGTAACTTATGTTGGTGATAATAAATTAAGAAGTGTAGCAGTAGAAGAGGGTTCTTATCGAGAAAGAGGTGTTAATGGTTTTGATATGATGATGTATTCTTCATCAACAGCTTATAAAGACCAATCTTTAACTTTTAGTGCAACTGATAGGATTATTGACCAAGATGGGAATGAATGGAAATTAAACAGTCCAACTAATGATACTTTAACTAAGTATGATCCAGATGGTAATGTGACTACTGATACAATGGCTGTAACTTTTGATGTTGTAACAAATACTTATTCAACACCTGTTCTTACAGCAGTTGGAACAAAGTTTGAAGCAAAAACAAATATTTTTGATTTAATTGATAATGTAGTAAATAGTTTAAACAAAGTTGATTCTGCTGGTAATCCTATCTCAGATACTCAAGCTAGAACTCTAATAGGAAAAGGTTTAGAAGAGTTAACAAAAGCTTATGATGGGGTTAATATTGCCCATGCTGAATTAGGAAGTCGAAATAAAATATTTGAAACATCTTTAGAGGGTATTGGTTCAAAATTGACTCAGTATAAAAAATTGTCACAGGATTTAAGTTCTTCTAACTTAACTGAAGTTGCACTTCAAGCAAAAGCATTAGAATTAACTTATACAGCACTTTATTCAACAATAAGTAAAACAAATCAACTGTCATTAGTTAATTTTATGAATTAA
- the fliI gene encoding flagellar protein export ATPase FliI, translated as MNIDDILNKIDPTNLSIAFGRITNISTTTLTATGLEVAVGDIVKIESVQHLYTVLGMVASINDTNFTIVPFSFIEGFRIHDKVYLQKDGLSVKCGYGLLGRVVNALGEPIDNKGKIRNLEENAAINKLSMPALERGIIDKRFGTGVKAIDSMLTCGKGQKIGIFAGSGVGKSTLMGMIVKGCEAQIKVVALIGERGREIPEFIHYNLNNNLENTVIITATSDESALMRKYGAFTAMSIAEFFRDKGHDVLLMMDSVTRFAMAQREIGLSTGEPPVSRGYPPSVFSLLPQLMERAGNNQKGSITAFFTVLVDGDDMNDPIADQSRSILDGHIVLTRELTEQGFYPPINLLKSASRVMDKVVTKEHYNDFLKLKRVLSLIKENEVLVRVGAYKSGMDPELDNAMAKKERIREFLTQDSQQTVAFDDTVANFRKVLQ; from the coding sequence ATGAATATAGATGATATATTAAATAAAATTGATCCTACAAATTTATCAATTGCTTTTGGAAGAATTACAAATATCTCTACTACAACTTTAACAGCAACTGGACTTGAAGTTGCAGTTGGAGATATAGTTAAAATAGAATCAGTTCAACATCTATACACGGTTTTAGGAATGGTAGCTTCGATTAATGATACAAATTTTACTATTGTTCCTTTTTCTTTTATAGAAGGTTTTAGAATACATGATAAGGTTTATTTACAAAAAGATGGACTTAGTGTTAAATGTGGCTATGGTTTATTAGGAAGAGTTGTAAATGCTTTAGGTGAACCTATTGATAATAAAGGAAAAATAAGAAATCTAGAAGAAAATGCTGCTATAAATAAACTTTCAATGCCAGCTCTTGAAAGAGGAATTATAGATAAAAGATTTGGAACAGGAGTAAAAGCAATTGATTCGATGTTAACTTGTGGAAAAGGTCAAAAAATTGGTATTTTTGCAGGTTCAGGAGTTGGAAAATCTACTTTAATGGGAATGATTGTAAAAGGTTGTGAAGCTCAAATAAAAGTTGTAGCTTTAATTGGGGAAAGAGGACGTGAAATTCCTGAATTTATCCATTATAATCTAAATAATAATTTAGAAAATACTGTTATTATTACTGCAACTTCTGATGAATCAGCTTTGATGAGAAAATATGGTGCTTTTACAGCTATGAGTATTGCAGAGTTTTTTAGAGATAAAGGACATGATGTTTTACTTATGATGGATTCTGTTACAAGATTTGCAATGGCACAAAGAGAGATAGGTTTAAGTACGGGTGAACCACCAGTTAGTCGTGGTTATCCACCTTCTGTATTTTCTTTATTGCCACAATTAATGGAACGAGCAGGAAATAATCAAAAAGGTTCAATAACTGCATTTTTTACGGTTTTAGTTGATGGTGATGATATGAATGATCCAATTGCAGACCAAAGTAGGTCTATTTTGGATGGGCATATAGTTTTAACAAGAGAATTAACTGAACAAGGTTTTTATCCACCTATAAATCTTCTTAAATCTGCTTCAAGGGTAATGGATAAGGTAGTTACTAAAGAGCATTATAATGATTTTTTAAAGTTAAAAAGAGTATTATCATTAATAAAAGAGAATGAAGTTTTAGTAAGAGTTGGTGCATACAAGTCAGGTATGGACCCAGAACTTGACAATGCAATGGCAAAAAAAGAAAGAATTAGAGAGTTCTTAACACAAGATAGTCAACAAACTGTCGCTTTTGATGATACCGTTGCTAATTTTAGAAAGGTTTTACAATGA
- a CDS encoding tetratricopeptide repeat protein: MRFVLTLFLIVNVLNAKKDFYYSFIDSSGAQISEERKQSITDGFDILQNARLLARDDKIDDAYSQIKDFKEKNKIKVLTSDIMILYAELALKKQSKRLILEASTELESAINSSYINQNDLSKAYMLLVELKLEVNKMDDAKYFAQVIIDNFDDELTKTYGKISLAKVYKYQKDYTKAIKYLYEILTVTNNKEVATLVADELFDVYILDEKYDKANELITQVLKNNIEFYANDSYLANKKVNRLIKAGMPEHAAEILTELLKRTTKDDAIEDFKYKLANTYMLMYDKTNYYLEKAKDLYKDVINDYPQGIHAKNSKMFIDEILMRQGFLTPSAVATKYQDVEAMQQKALLQELMNDKNDRKFEQVLKTEKVYRKVSNEIVKRFGYNSIDEIFDEVNMDLIKDYLSQGKCSELNDILKTSRNETLEKLIEDESVKYNFFECLVEAPYERAYHQIKETFNKTRDANIYLYLEKMAFSLGLIDEAFDFSSKVEMVDDKNVLAKEFIYRYQINKIKDNPNFMEKFFIYASLYPNFIKLNESNPVIIDFYHDYYLYLLKNEDKKEANEIIKKLYDKQKDFKAFIYSPFVENELSRIEKDNNNYQKSVDYLLQALENTRKIKPNDEVKIYYDILNLYDNLGNKDKKDEYILKCKEVKDTTDSLYKKMCDEM; this comes from the coding sequence TTGAGATTCGTATTAACACTTTTTTTAATAGTAAATGTTTTAAATGCAAAAAAAGATTTTTACTATAGTTTCATTGATTCATCAGGAGCACAAATTTCAGAAGAGAGAAAACAATCTATAACTGATGGTTTTGATATTTTACAAAATGCAAGATTGCTAGCTAGAGATGATAAAATAGATGATGCTTACTCTCAAATAAAAGATTTCAAAGAAAAAAATAAAATAAAAGTTTTAACTTCTGATATTATGATTTTGTATGCAGAATTAGCTTTAAAAAAACAGTCTAAAAGATTGATTTTAGAGGCATCAACTGAACTTGAAAGTGCAATAAACTCTTCATATATTAACCAAAATGATTTATCAAAAGCTTATATGTTATTAGTTGAGTTAAAACTTGAAGTAAATAAAATGGATGATGCAAAATATTTTGCACAGGTAATAATTGATAATTTTGACGATGAATTAACAAAAACTTATGGGAAAATTTCCCTTGCAAAAGTTTATAAATATCAAAAGGATTATACAAAAGCAATAAAATATCTTTATGAAATTTTAACTGTTACAAACAATAAAGAGGTTGCAACATTGGTTGCTGATGAGTTATTTGATGTATATATTTTAGATGAAAAATATGATAAAGCAAATGAATTAATTACTCAAGTTTTAAAGAATAATATAGAGTTTTACGCAAATGATTCTTATCTTGCAAATAAAAAAGTTAATCGTTTGATAAAAGCTGGAATGCCAGAACATGCAGCTGAAATTTTAACTGAATTATTAAAAAGAACTACAAAAGATGATGCTATTGAAGATTTTAAATATAAATTAGCAAATACTTATATGCTAATGTATGATAAAACAAATTACTATTTAGAAAAAGCAAAAGATTTGTATAAAGATGTAATAAATGATTATCCTCAAGGTATTCATGCAAAAAATTCAAAAATGTTTATTGATGAAATATTAATGAGACAAGGATTTTTAACTCCAAGTGCAGTTGCAACAAAATACCAAGATGTTGAAGCTATGCAACAAAAAGCACTTTTACAAGAATTAATGAATGATAAAAATGATAGAAAATTTGAACAAGTTTTAAAAACAGAAAAAGTATATAGAAAAGTTTCAAATGAGATAGTTAAAAGATTTGGATATAACAGTATTGATGAGATATTTGATGAAGTTAATATGGATTTAATTAAAGATTATTTATCTCAAGGTAAATGTTCAGAATTAAATGATATTTTAAAAACTTCAAGAAATGAAACTTTGGAAAAATTGATAGAAGATGAAAGTGTAAAATATAATTTTTTTGAATGTTTAGTTGAAGCTCCATATGAGAGAGCTTATCATCAAATAAAAGAGACATTCAATAAAACAAGAGATGCAAATATCTATTTATACCTCGAAAAAATGGCATTTTCTTTAGGTTTAATTGATGAAGCATTTGATTTTTCTTCTAAAGTTGAAATGGTTGATGATAAAAATGTTTTAGCAAAAGAGTTTATTTATAGATATCAAATAAATAAGATTAAAGATAATCCAAATTTTATGGAGAAGTTTTTTATTTATGCATCTTTATATCCAAATTTTATAAAGTTAAATGAATCAAATCCCGTAATTATTGATTTTTATCACGATTATTATTTGTATTTATTAAAAAATGAAGATAAAAAAGAAGCAAATGAAATAATAAAAAAACTTTACGATAAACAGAAAGATTTTAAAGCTTTTATATATTCGCCTTTTGTTGAAAATGAGTTGTCAAGAATTGAAAAAGATAATAATAATTATCAAAAATCAGTTGATTATTTACTTCAAGCATTGGAAAATACAAGAAAAATTAAACCTAATGATGAGGTGAAAATTTATTATGATATATTAAATTTATATGATAATTTAGGAAATAAAGATAAAAAAGATGAGTATATTTTAAAGTGTAAAGAAGTAAAAGATACAACAGATAGTCTTTATAAAAAAATGTGTGATGAGATGTGA
- the flhB gene encoding flagellar biosynthesis protein FlhB: MADEEEKTEEPTSKKLEDAKNEGNVNKSMEVTGATILFFGSLYLLFFSSFSLIEIKKLMMFSYGFIGQELDSTIFFTITYTVTLTLLKALAPLFILVIILAMATNWMQFGFVTVPLKFDLQKLDPIKGIQNIFGFKKLIEALKLTLKLTIIMVVMFILFILTNKEFLMMMNQETTATINTMLQLSIYFILAILFILIIFAIIDFYFSRHYYMKSLRMSKQEIKDEFKNMEGDPQVKGRIRRIQMQMAQKRMMSNVPNADVVITNPTHYAVALKYDNKVNSAPVVAAKGIDFLALKIKDIARENRIPIIENPALARSLYEQIEVDKEIPSSFYKAMAEIFSYIYELKRKR, from the coding sequence ATGGCTGATGAAGAAGAAAAAACCGAAGAACCCACATCCAAAAAACTTGAAGATGCCAAGAATGAAGGTAATGTAAATAAATCTATGGAAGTAACAGGTGCAACGATTCTGTTTTTCGGATCATTGTATTTACTGTTTTTTTCATCTTTTTCATTAATTGAAATAAAAAAACTTATGATGTTTTCTTATGGTTTTATAGGTCAAGAATTAGATAGTACTATTTTTTTCACAATAACTTATACTGTAACACTTACTTTATTAAAAGCATTAGCTCCTTTATTTATTTTAGTTATTATTTTAGCAATGGCAACAAATTGGATGCAATTTGGTTTTGTAACTGTTCCTTTAAAATTTGATTTACAAAAACTTGACCCAATAAAAGGGATACAAAATATTTTTGGATTTAAAAAACTTATTGAAGCATTAAAATTGACTTTAAAATTAACAATAATTATGGTTGTTATGTTTATACTTTTTATATTAACAAATAAAGAGTTTTTGATGATGATGAATCAAGAAACAACAGCAACTATAAATACTATGTTGCAATTGTCAATATATTTTATTTTAGCAATTCTATTTATTCTTATTATTTTTGCTATAATTGATTTTTATTTTTCTAGGCACTACTATATGAAATCTTTAAGAATGAGTAAACAAGAGATTAAAGATGAGTTCAAAAATATGGAGGGAGATCCTCAAGTAAAAGGTAGAATTAGAAGAATTCAAATGCAAATGGCACAAAAAAGAATGATGAGTAATGTTCCAAATGCAGATGTTGTAATAACAAATCCAACCCATTATGCAGTTGCTTTAAAATATGATAATAAAGTTAATTCAGCTCCAGTAGTTGCTGCAAAAGGAATAGATTTTCTTGCTTTAAAAATAAAAGATATAGCAAGAGAAAATAGGATACCAATAATAGAAAATCCAGCACTTGCACGGTCTTTGTATGAACAAATAGAAGTTGATAAAGAGATACCAAGTAGTTTTTATAAAGCAATGGCAGAAATTTTCTCTTATATTTATGAGTTAAAAAGAAAAAGGTAA
- a CDS encoding flagellar biosynthetic protein FliR — MEAFLSLLNEDILYQFLLLFARILTFVAFMPVFGHAAISPTIRIAFAFYISIFIFPLIDVATNVTQENFIISLISEMTLGLVASMFINIIFSAVKIVGEFVEYSTALSMAAMFDPTTGSQEGLIAKLLFWIALMLFFQTGMYEMTLVILVKSFTMIHLGSFDIFSYNGIQLAIDEIKRMFAFAFAFALPLFFIGLIMDVYYGYGTRSMPSFSPFVITFQLKFAFIFIFLILGMEIFAEAFTQYFIDKLQ, encoded by the coding sequence ATGGAAGCATTTTTATCATTATTAAATGAAGATATTTTATATCAATTCCTTCTTTTATTTGCAAGAATTCTTACTTTTGTTGCTTTTATGCCAGTTTTTGGTCATGCTGCGATTAGTCCAACTATTAGAATTGCATTTGCTTTTTATATAAGCATATTTATTTTCCCTTTAATAGATGTAGCAACAAATGTCACACAAGAAAATTTTATAATAAGTTTAATTTCTGAAATGACTTTAGGTTTAGTTGCTTCCATGTTTATAAATATAATATTTTCAGCAGTTAAAATTGTTGGTGAATTTGTGGAATATTCAACTGCTTTATCAATGGCTGCAATGTTTGACCCAACAACAGGGTCTCAAGAAGGTTTGATAGCAAAGCTACTTTTTTGGATTGCATTAATGCTTTTTTTTCAAACAGGAATGTACGAAATGACTTTAGTAATTTTAGTGAAAAGTTTTACTATGATACATTTAGGAAGTTTTGATATCTTTTCTTATAATGGAATACAATTAGCAATTGATGAAATAAAAAGAATGTTTGCATTTGCATTTGCATTTGCATTACCGCTATTTTTTATTGGACTAATAATGGATGTTTATTATGGATATGGAACAAGGTCTATGCCATCTTTTTCTCCATTTGTTATAACATTTCAATTAAAATTTGCATTTATTTTTATATTTTTAATTCTTGGAATGGAAATCTTTGCAGAAGCATTTACTCAATACTTTATAGATAAGTTACAGTAA
- a CDS encoding flagellar hook-length control protein FliK: MANVTDILIKTKTTTPEVSSTSEKESVKEQPSLFDSLLKESFSKEETLQEKVEPNKLELNKEKKSVTQSELKVDTKEADIELKTTSNTSLLDRLIIEAKNEVIEDGAKIVIEDALAKSSTEETLNLENNDEVKNKDIKIQSDSTVEIPLEIIDSENQEVPENLENKNDTTTKTDNLENPKTEIKNPSLPILENDTTNLESNGEIKKDLEVILKDNLVTPESEIDIKKDIEIVLDKVLTKENELENSQNIDKEIKVSDNKIEINNLENKIQDGKVIDTILTETLEIKIDDNKVEKKESLNGIDTKNIDTLVENSLPLVGNEVETIDINENITAIDNVLENENSTNQVVSKDIINPLNKPEEKKSLMDILIQKNMEKANIKVLDETGTELLKNEINNKEVISNIYLSEQKNLLNNQVLFNKGEAISLLKDGTSVKDIEKSANILDLGLENLDVEQNVEIENLAVKKQDVNTLDKKNILDSLLNEKNIRSEDIRNLITKSVDASAALLENTLNVSDDTLINVNSPLSYNIQSKIIGAKQQMATMMSDIARQMYENYKPPVTVFRINLNPVDLGNIAILMKNDKNNGLSISMNISNPTTLDALIDNQNVLRNSLNKTFDENTKFNLDFSSSNQNDNQSSNSQSNQNQGRRFERQMDTQSVLQLKEENKNREENIDYM; encoded by the coding sequence ATGGCAAATGTTACAGATATTTTAATAAAAACTAAAACTACAACTCCTGAAGTTTCATCAACATCAGAAAAAGAGAGTGTAAAAGAACAACCATCATTATTTGATTCTTTATTAAAAGAGAGTTTTAGTAAAGAAGAGACTCTTCAAGAAAAAGTTGAACCAAATAAACTTGAATTGAATAAAGAAAAAAAATCAGTAACACAATCAGAACTAAAAGTTGATACAAAAGAAGCAGATATTGAATTAAAAACAACTTCAAATACATCATTATTAGATAGATTGATTATTGAAGCTAAAAATGAAGTAATCGAAGATGGAGCTAAAATAGTTATAGAAGATGCTTTAGCAAAAAGTTCTACAGAAGAAACTTTAAATTTAGAAAATAATGATGAAGTAAAAAATAAAGATATTAAAATTCAATCTGATTCTACAGTTGAAATTCCTCTTGAAATAATAGATAGTGAAAATCAAGAAGTTCCAGAAAATCTAGAAAATAAAAATGATACTACAACAAAAACAGATAATCTTGAAAATCCTAAAACAGAGATAAAAAATCCTTCACTTCCTATTTTAGAAAATGATACTACAAATTTAGAATCAAATGGTGAAATTAAAAAAGATTTAGAAGTTATTTTAAAAGATAATTTAGTAACTCCTGAGTCAGAAATTGATATAAAAAAAGATATAGAAATAGTTTTAGATAAAGTTTTAACTAAAGAAAATGAATTAGAAAATAGTCAAAACATAGATAAAGAAATAAAAGTATCTGATAATAAGATAGAAATAAATAATTTAGAAAACAAAATACAAGATGGAAAAGTTATTGATACTATATTAACTGAGACATTAGAAATAAAAATTGATGATAATAAAGTAGAAAAAAAAGAATCTTTAAATGGGATTGATACTAAAAATATTGATACTTTAGTTGAAAATAGTTTACCATTAGTTGGAAATGAAGTTGAGACAATTGATATAAATGAGAATATTACAGCTATTGATAACGTTTTAGAAAATGAAAATAGTACAAATCAAGTAGTATCAAAAGATATAATAAATCCACTTAATAAACCTGAAGAGAAAAAAAGTTTGATGGACATATTAATTCAAAAAAATATGGAAAAAGCAAACATTAAAGTTTTAGATGAAACAGGAACTGAGTTATTAAAAAATGAGATAAATAACAAAGAGGTTATTTCAAATATCTATTTAAGCGAACAAAAAAATTTATTAAATAATCAAGTTTTATTTAATAAAGGTGAAGCAATAAGTTTATTAAAAGATGGTACATCTGTAAAAGATATTGAAAAGAGTGCAAATATTTTAGATTTAGGTTTAGAAAATTTAGATGTTGAACAAAATGTTGAAATAGAAAATCTTGCAGTTAAAAAACAAGATGTTAATACTTTAGATAAAAAAAATATTTTAGATAGTTTACTAAATGAAAAAAATATAAGAAGTGAAGATATTAGAAATCTTATTACTAAATCAGTAGATGCAAGTGCAGCATTACTTGAAAATACTTTAAATGTTTCTGATGATACTTTAATTAATGTTAATTCTCCTTTATCATATAATATACAGTCAAAAATCATAGGTGCTAAACAACAAATGGCAACAATGATGTCAGATATAGCAAGACAGATGTATGAAAATTATAAGCCACCTGTTACAGTTTTTAGAATTAACTTAAATCCTGTAGATTTAGGAAATATTGCAATATTAATGAAAAATGATAAAAATAATGGTTTATCAATTAGTATGAATATTTCAAATCCTACAACATTAGATGCTTTAATAGATAATCAAAATGTTTTAAGAAATTCATTAAATAAAACATTTGATGAGAATACAAAATTTAATCTTGATTTTAGTTCTTCAAACCAAAATGACAACCAATCTTCAAATAGTCAATCTAATCAAAATCAAGGTAGAAGATTTGAAAGACAAATGGATACACAATCTGTATTACAATTAAAAGAAGAGAATAAAAATAGAGAAGAAAATATAGATTATATGTAA
- the flgC gene encoding flagellar basal body rod protein FlgC: MGFFDGYNVASSGMSAQRTRINVVSANIANAKTTHTAEGGPYKKQQVVFEDILVANSNKKTNSNDVETTNNVNSDISLRGVGVKSIIQSDANPVMKYEPSHPDANEQGYVAYPDINPVIEMVDLIEAMRSYEANVSSFNTHKNIDSKTLDILNA; the protein is encoded by the coding sequence ATGGGTTTTTTTGATGGTTATAACGTAGCATCATCTGGAATGAGTGCACAAAGAACAAGAATCAATGTTGTAAGTGCAAATATTGCAAATGCAAAAACAACTCATACTGCAGAGGGTGGACCATATAAAAAGCAACAAGTTGTTTTTGAAGATATTTTAGTTGCAAACTCAAATAAAAAAACAAACTCAAATGATGTAGAAACAACAAATAATGTAAATTCAGATATTTCTTTAAGGGGAGTTGGTGTTAAATCAATAATACAATCTGATGCAAATCCTGTAATGAAATATGAACCAAGTCATCCTGATGCTAATGAACAAGGTTATGTAGCTTATCCAGATATAAATCCTGTTATAGAAATGGTAGATTTGATAGAGGCAATGAGATCTTATGAAGCAAATGTTTCTTCATTTAATACTCACAAAAATATAGATTCTAAAACTTTAGATATATTAAATGCGTAA